A region of Capra hircus breed San Clemente chromosome 11, ASM170441v1, whole genome shotgun sequence DNA encodes the following proteins:
- the SLC30A3 gene encoding zinc transporter 3 produces MEPASTTGGSETTRLVGPRDRGGAGGGLRLKSLFTEAPEPLPEEPKPMEMSFHHCHREPLPQPGLTPERMQAQRQLCTACAVCCVFMAGEVVGGYLAHSLAIMTDAAHLLADVGSMMGSLFSLWLSTRPATRTMTFGWHRSETLGALASVVSLWMVTGILLYLAFIRLLHSDYHIEGGAMLLTASIAVCANLLMAFVLHQAGPPHSHGSRGPEYAPLEEGSGEPLPLGNTSVRAAFVHVLGDLLQSLGVLIASILIYFKPQYKAADPISTFLFSICALGSTAPTLRDVLRVLMEGTPRSVGFEPVRDTLLSVPGVRATHELHLWSLTFTHYVASAHLAIDSTADPEAVLAEATSRLHSRFGFSSCTLQVEQYQPEMAQCLRCQEPPQA; encoded by the exons TCTCTTCACAGAGGCCCCCGAGCCCCTCCCTGAGGAGCCCAAACCCATGGAGATGTCCTTCCACCACTGCCACCGGGAGCCCCTGCCTCAGCCGGGTCTCACCCCGGAGAGGATGCAGGCGCAGAGGCAGCTGTGCACCGCCTGTGCTGTGTGCTGCGTCTTCATGGCTGGGGAGGTGGTTG GTGGGTACTTGGCGCACAGCCTGGCCATTATGACTGACGCGGCCCACCTGTTGGCGGACGTGGGCAGCATGATGGGCAGCCTCTTCTCCCTCTGGCTCTCTACTCGTCCAGCCACCCGCACCATGACCTTTGGCTGGCACCGCTCAG AAACTCTGGGGGCTCTGGCCTCTGTGGTCTCCCTCTGGATGGTCACTGGCATCCTCCTGTACCTGGCCTTCATCCGCCTGCTGCACAGCGACTACCACATCGAGGGGGGTGCCATGCTGCTGACCGCCAGCATTGCAGTCTGTGCCAATCTGCT AATGGCTTTTGTGCTGCACCAGGCTGGGCCCCCCCACAGCCACGGGTCTAGGGGGCCAGAGTATGCACCGCTGGAGGAGGGGTCCGGGGAGCCCTTGCCCCTGGGGAACACCAGTGTCCGGGCGGCCTTTGTGCACGTGCTGGGAGACCTCCTGCAGAGCCTTGGGGTGCTGATTGCCTCCATCCTCATCTACTTCAAG CCTCAGTACAAAGCAGCTGACCCCATCAGCACCTTCCTCTTCTCCATCTGTGCCCTTGGATCCACAGCTCCCACCCTGCGAGATGTTCTCCGTGTCCTCATGGAAG GGACCCCCCGAAGTGTGGGCTTTGAACCCGTGCGGGACACCTTGTTGTCAGTGCCGGGAGTCCGGGCAACCCATGAGCTGCACCTGTGGTCCCTGACGTTCACGCACTACGTTGCCTCTGCACACCTGGCCATTG ACTCCACGGCCGACCCTGAAGCTGTCCTAGCTGAAGCTACATCCCGGCTCCACTCCCGGTTTGGATTCTCCAGCTGCACCCTGCAGGTCGAGCAATACCAGCCCGAGATGGCCCAGTGCCTGCGCTGCCAGGAGCCCCCCCAAGCCTGA